The Brassica napus cultivar Da-Ae chromosome C7, Da-Ae, whole genome shotgun sequence genome has a segment encoding these proteins:
- the LOC106382233 gene encoding kinesin-like protein KIN-14U isoform X1: protein MLISAEKEEILISQSPVSSMSVPESPQPVPLVYTDVTVVPEHERNELEKSISSLEGEVLELKSKLKSLDEKRKEVLNKIIDTKGSIRVFCRVRPFLLTERRPIREPVSFGSDNVVVRSAGVRKEFEFDKVFHQSATQEDVFGEVKPILRSALDGHNVCVLAYGQTGTGKTFTMDGTNEQPGLAPRAIKELFNEASMDHTHLVTFTMSMLEIYMGNLKDLLSARQPLRFNEASTKCNLNIQVDSKGSVEIEGLTEVEVPDFTKARWWYNKGRRVRSTSWTNVNEASSRSHCLTRITIFRRGDGVGSKTEVSKLWMIDLGGSERLLKTGAIGQTLDEGRAINLSLSALGDVIAALRRKKGHVPYRNSKLTQILKDSLGTRSKVLMLVHISPRDEDVGETICSLSFTKRARAIESNRGLTDELRKLREKKISELEEEMRDTQESCKKIITRLQEAECLLSDNKKLLRTTHEKYEEDIEEKLLSPINHLKESDATPKSSDKLVKISKSSGYVPRFMTSTVTSRLRQTMSEKEINARPQSIRSVAKTLTQLSTSQSLSLSDSRSRGLLRRSYTKPLQAAANSGTPETPKRDAKDTSLQRKNISDTPKSKMVTSSDPNVRAKLCYHRRRMSSLT from the exons ATGTTAATTTCAGCTGAAAAAGAAGAGATCTTGATCTCTCAATCTCCAGTTAGCTCAATGTCGGTCCCTGAATCGCCACAACCTGTTCCTTTGGTCTACACCGATGTAACTGTTGTTCCTGAGCATGAAAGAAATGAGCTTGAAAAGTCAATATCAAGCCTCGAAG GGGAGGTTTTGGAACTGAAGTCAAAGCTAAAGTCATTGGATgaaaagagaaaggaagttCTGAATAAGATTATAGACACTAAAG GAAGCATACGTGTGTTTTGTAGAGTTAGGCCATTTCTATTGACGGAAAGGAGACCGATCAGGGAGCCTGTTTCGTTTGGATCAGACAATGTTGTTGTAAGATCTGCTGGTGTTCGAAAGGAGTTTGAGTTTGATAAAGTTTTCCATCAATCAGCAACTCAAG aAGACGTTTTTGGAGAAGTAAAACCGATTCTTAGATCTGCACTTGATGGTCACAATGTATGTGTCTTAGCATATGGTCAAACTGGGACAGGAAAGACTTTCACCATG GATGGCACAAACGAGCAACCAGGCCTGGCTCCTAGAGCTATTAAGgagcttttcaatgaagcttCAATGGATCATACACATTTGGTGACTTTTACGATGAGTATGCTGGAAATCTACATGGGTAACTTGAAAGATCTGTTGTCTGCAAGACAGCCTCTGAGGTTTAATGAAGCCTCAACTAAATG CAACCTCAATATTCAAGTAGACTCTAAGGGTTCGGTGGAAATCGAGGGGTTGACTGAAGTGGAAGTGCCGGATTTCACAAAGGCTAGATGGTGGTACAACAAAGGAAGACGAGTCAGATCAACTTCTTGGACAAATGTGAATGAAGCTTCAAGCAGATCTCATTG TTTAACAAGGATTACAATCTTTCGTCGAGGGGATGGTGTGGGGTCAAAAACTGAAGTTAGCAAGCTTTGGATGATAGATCTCGGAGGAAGCGAGAGGCTCTTAAAAACCGGTGCAATAGGGCAGACTCTGGATGAAGGAAGGGCCATAAACCTCTCACTTTCTGCTCTTGGAGATGTGATTGCAGCTTTAAGAAGAAAGAAGGGACATGTGCCTTACAG AAACAGCAAGCTAACTCAAATCCTTAAAGATTCTTTAG GTACTAGATCAAAGGTTCTGATGCTTGTGCACATAAGTCCACGTGATGAAGATGTCGGTGAAACAATTTGCTCTCTGAGCTTTACAAAACGTGCTAGAGCCATAGAGTCTAACAGAGGATTAACAGAC GAACTTCGAAAACtaagagaaaagaaaatatcaGAACTTGAAGAAGAAATGCGAGACACTCAAGAGAGTTGCAAGAAGATCATAACACGCTTACAGGAAGCAGAGTGTCTGCTAAGTGATAACAAGAAACTCTTGCGGACCACTCATGAGAAGTATGAAGAAGACATCGAAGAGAAACTTCTTTCGCCTATAAATCATCTGAAAGAGAGCGATGCAACCCCAAAATCATCTGATAAACTTGTCAAAATAAGTAAGAGTTCAGGGTATGTCCCACGTTTCATGACTTCAACTGTTACTAGTCGTCTAAGGCAAACAATGTCAGAGAAGGAAATCAATGCAAGGCCTCAGAGCATAAGATCAGTTGCTAAAACTCTTACTCAGCTTTCCACTTCTCAGTCGCTTAGCCTCTCTGACTCACGTAGCAGAGGTCTCCTTCGAAGATCATACACAAAGCCACTTCAAGCTGCAGCTAACAGTGGAACACCAGAAACGCCTAAAAGGGATGCCAAAGACACTTCTTTACAGAGAAAGAATATCAGTGATACTCCAAAGAGCAAAATGGTTACATCGTCAGATCCAAATGTCAGAGCTAAACTTTGTTACCACAGGCGGAGAATGTCAAGCTTGACATGA
- the LOC106382233 gene encoding kinesin-like protein KIN-14U isoform X2 yields MSVPESPQPVPLVYTDVTVVPEHERNELEKSISSLEGEVLELKSKLKSLDEKRKEVLNKIIDTKGSIRVFCRVRPFLLTERRPIREPVSFGSDNVVVRSAGVRKEFEFDKVFHQSATQEDVFGEVKPILRSALDGHNVCVLAYGQTGTGKTFTMDGTNEQPGLAPRAIKELFNEASMDHTHLVTFTMSMLEIYMGNLKDLLSARQPLRFNEASTKCNLNIQVDSKGSVEIEGLTEVEVPDFTKARWWYNKGRRVRSTSWTNVNEASSRSHCLTRITIFRRGDGVGSKTEVSKLWMIDLGGSERLLKTGAIGQTLDEGRAINLSLSALGDVIAALRRKKGHVPYRNSKLTQILKDSLGTRSKVLMLVHISPRDEDVGETICSLSFTKRARAIESNRGLTDELRKLREKKISELEEEMRDTQESCKKIITRLQEAECLLSDNKKLLRTTHEKYEEDIEEKLLSPINHLKESDATPKSSDKLVKISKSSGYVPRFMTSTVTSRLRQTMSEKEINARPQSIRSVAKTLTQLSTSQSLSLSDSRSRGLLRRSYTKPLQAAANSGTPETPKRDAKDTSLQRKNISDTPKSKMVTSSDPNVRAKLCYHRRRMSSLT; encoded by the exons ATGTCGGTCCCTGAATCGCCACAACCTGTTCCTTTGGTCTACACCGATGTAACTGTTGTTCCTGAGCATGAAAGAAATGAGCTTGAAAAGTCAATATCAAGCCTCGAAG GGGAGGTTTTGGAACTGAAGTCAAAGCTAAAGTCATTGGATgaaaagagaaaggaagttCTGAATAAGATTATAGACACTAAAG GAAGCATACGTGTGTTTTGTAGAGTTAGGCCATTTCTATTGACGGAAAGGAGACCGATCAGGGAGCCTGTTTCGTTTGGATCAGACAATGTTGTTGTAAGATCTGCTGGTGTTCGAAAGGAGTTTGAGTTTGATAAAGTTTTCCATCAATCAGCAACTCAAG aAGACGTTTTTGGAGAAGTAAAACCGATTCTTAGATCTGCACTTGATGGTCACAATGTATGTGTCTTAGCATATGGTCAAACTGGGACAGGAAAGACTTTCACCATG GATGGCACAAACGAGCAACCAGGCCTGGCTCCTAGAGCTATTAAGgagcttttcaatgaagcttCAATGGATCATACACATTTGGTGACTTTTACGATGAGTATGCTGGAAATCTACATGGGTAACTTGAAAGATCTGTTGTCTGCAAGACAGCCTCTGAGGTTTAATGAAGCCTCAACTAAATG CAACCTCAATATTCAAGTAGACTCTAAGGGTTCGGTGGAAATCGAGGGGTTGACTGAAGTGGAAGTGCCGGATTTCACAAAGGCTAGATGGTGGTACAACAAAGGAAGACGAGTCAGATCAACTTCTTGGACAAATGTGAATGAAGCTTCAAGCAGATCTCATTG TTTAACAAGGATTACAATCTTTCGTCGAGGGGATGGTGTGGGGTCAAAAACTGAAGTTAGCAAGCTTTGGATGATAGATCTCGGAGGAAGCGAGAGGCTCTTAAAAACCGGTGCAATAGGGCAGACTCTGGATGAAGGAAGGGCCATAAACCTCTCACTTTCTGCTCTTGGAGATGTGATTGCAGCTTTAAGAAGAAAGAAGGGACATGTGCCTTACAG AAACAGCAAGCTAACTCAAATCCTTAAAGATTCTTTAG GTACTAGATCAAAGGTTCTGATGCTTGTGCACATAAGTCCACGTGATGAAGATGTCGGTGAAACAATTTGCTCTCTGAGCTTTACAAAACGTGCTAGAGCCATAGAGTCTAACAGAGGATTAACAGAC GAACTTCGAAAACtaagagaaaagaaaatatcaGAACTTGAAGAAGAAATGCGAGACACTCAAGAGAGTTGCAAGAAGATCATAACACGCTTACAGGAAGCAGAGTGTCTGCTAAGTGATAACAAGAAACTCTTGCGGACCACTCATGAGAAGTATGAAGAAGACATCGAAGAGAAACTTCTTTCGCCTATAAATCATCTGAAAGAGAGCGATGCAACCCCAAAATCATCTGATAAACTTGTCAAAATAAGTAAGAGTTCAGGGTATGTCCCACGTTTCATGACTTCAACTGTTACTAGTCGTCTAAGGCAAACAATGTCAGAGAAGGAAATCAATGCAAGGCCTCAGAGCATAAGATCAGTTGCTAAAACTCTTACTCAGCTTTCCACTTCTCAGTCGCTTAGCCTCTCTGACTCACGTAGCAGAGGTCTCCTTCGAAGATCATACACAAAGCCACTTCAAGCTGCAGCTAACAGTGGAACACCAGAAACGCCTAAAAGGGATGCCAAAGACACTTCTTTACAGAGAAAGAATATCAGTGATACTCCAAAGAGCAAAATGGTTACATCGTCAGATCCAAATGTCAGAGCTAAACTTTGTTACCACAGGCGGAGAATGTCAAGCTTGACATGA
- the LOC106382233 gene encoding kinesin-like protein KIN-14U isoform X3, whose protein sequence is MVEKKKNYVEDVFGEVKPILRSALDGHNVCVLAYGQTGTGKTFTMDGTNEQPGLAPRAIKELFNEASMDHTHLVTFTMSMLEIYMGNLKDLLSARQPLRFNEASTKCNLNIQVDSKGSVEIEGLTEVEVPDFTKARWWYNKGRRVRSTSWTNVNEASSRSHCLTRITIFRRGDGVGSKTEVSKLWMIDLGGSERLLKTGAIGQTLDEGRAINLSLSALGDVIAALRRKKGHVPYRNSKLTQILKDSLGTRSKVLMLVHISPRDEDVGETICSLSFTKRARAIESNRGLTDELRKLREKKISELEEEMRDTQESCKKIITRLQEAECLLSDNKKLLRTTHEKYEEDIEEKLLSPINHLKESDATPKSSDKLVKISKSSGYVPRFMTSTVTSRLRQTMSEKEINARPQSIRSVAKTLTQLSTSQSLSLSDSRSRGLLRRSYTKPLQAAANSGTPETPKRDAKDTSLQRKNISDTPKSKMVTSSDPNVRAKLCYHRRRMSSLT, encoded by the exons atggttgaaaaaaaaaaaaactatgtagaAGACGTTTTTGGAGAAGTAAAACCGATTCTTAGATCTGCACTTGATGGTCACAATGTATGTGTCTTAGCATATGGTCAAACTGGGACAGGAAAGACTTTCACCATG GATGGCACAAACGAGCAACCAGGCCTGGCTCCTAGAGCTATTAAGgagcttttcaatgaagcttCAATGGATCATACACATTTGGTGACTTTTACGATGAGTATGCTGGAAATCTACATGGGTAACTTGAAAGATCTGTTGTCTGCAAGACAGCCTCTGAGGTTTAATGAAGCCTCAACTAAATG CAACCTCAATATTCAAGTAGACTCTAAGGGTTCGGTGGAAATCGAGGGGTTGACTGAAGTGGAAGTGCCGGATTTCACAAAGGCTAGATGGTGGTACAACAAAGGAAGACGAGTCAGATCAACTTCTTGGACAAATGTGAATGAAGCTTCAAGCAGATCTCATTG TTTAACAAGGATTACAATCTTTCGTCGAGGGGATGGTGTGGGGTCAAAAACTGAAGTTAGCAAGCTTTGGATGATAGATCTCGGAGGAAGCGAGAGGCTCTTAAAAACCGGTGCAATAGGGCAGACTCTGGATGAAGGAAGGGCCATAAACCTCTCACTTTCTGCTCTTGGAGATGTGATTGCAGCTTTAAGAAGAAAGAAGGGACATGTGCCTTACAG AAACAGCAAGCTAACTCAAATCCTTAAAGATTCTTTAG GTACTAGATCAAAGGTTCTGATGCTTGTGCACATAAGTCCACGTGATGAAGATGTCGGTGAAACAATTTGCTCTCTGAGCTTTACAAAACGTGCTAGAGCCATAGAGTCTAACAGAGGATTAACAGAC GAACTTCGAAAACtaagagaaaagaaaatatcaGAACTTGAAGAAGAAATGCGAGACACTCAAGAGAGTTGCAAGAAGATCATAACACGCTTACAGGAAGCAGAGTGTCTGCTAAGTGATAACAAGAAACTCTTGCGGACCACTCATGAGAAGTATGAAGAAGACATCGAAGAGAAACTTCTTTCGCCTATAAATCATCTGAAAGAGAGCGATGCAACCCCAAAATCATCTGATAAACTTGTCAAAATAAGTAAGAGTTCAGGGTATGTCCCACGTTTCATGACTTCAACTGTTACTAGTCGTCTAAGGCAAACAATGTCAGAGAAGGAAATCAATGCAAGGCCTCAGAGCATAAGATCAGTTGCTAAAACTCTTACTCAGCTTTCCACTTCTCAGTCGCTTAGCCTCTCTGACTCACGTAGCAGAGGTCTCCTTCGAAGATCATACACAAAGCCACTTCAAGCTGCAGCTAACAGTGGAACACCAGAAACGCCTAAAAGGGATGCCAAAGACACTTCTTTACAGAGAAAGAATATCAGTGATACTCCAAAGAGCAAAATGGTTACATCGTCAGATCCAAATGTCAGAGCTAAACTTTGTTACCACAGGCGGAGAATGTCAAGCTTGACATGA
- the LOC106348654 gene encoding probable nucleolar protein 5-1, with amino-acid sequence MLVLFETPGGFALFKVLDEGKLSNVEDLGNVFSSADSARKMVKLKAFDKFDNTSEALEAVAKLLEGAPSKGLRKFLKANCEGETLAVADSKLGNIIKEKLKIDCVHNNAVMELLRGVRSQLSELISGLGDQDLAPMSLGLSHSLARYKLKFSSDKVDTMIIQAIGLLDDLDKELNTYAMRVREWYGWHFPELAKIISDNILYAKSVKLMGNRINAAKLDFSEILADEVEAELKEASVISMGTEVSDLDLMHIRELCDQVLSLAEYRAQLYDYLKSRMNTIAPNLTALVGELVGARLISHGGSLLNLSKQPGSTVQILGAEKALFRALKTKHATPKYGLIYHASLVGQAPPKGKGKISRSLAAKAALAIRCDALGDGEDNTMGVESRLKLEARLRALEGKDLGRLSGSAKGKPKIEVYDKDKKSGSGGLITPAKTYNTAADSLLGQTSTAENGVKEKKDKKKKKKKAADAEEEEAKTEEPSKKKSKKKKAEVEAEAEEPKAEEPSKKKKKRKHEEEETEMPAKKKEKKDKKKKKSEV; translated from the exons ATGCTTGTACTGTTTGAGACACCTGGTGGTTTCGCCCTTTTTAAAGTATTAGATGAAGGAAAGCTATCAAACGTTGAG GATTTGGGCAATGTGTTCTCGTCTGCAGACTCAGCACGAAAG ATGGTGAAGCTTAAAGCTTTTGACAAGTTTGACAACACCTCTGAAGCTCTTGAAGCTGTGGCTAAATTGCTGGAGGGAGCTCCCAGCAAGGGTCTCCGCAAGTTTCTGAAAGCTAACTGCGAAGGTGAAACCTTAGCTGTGGCTGATTCGAAGCTTGGAAACATTATCAAGGAGAAACTG AAGATAGATTGTGTCCACAACAATGCTGTTATGGAGCTGTTGCGTGGTGTGAGAAGCCAGCTTTCCGAACTTATATCTGGGTTAGGTGATCAAGACTTGGCTCCAATGAGCTTGGGGTTGTCTCACAGTCTTGCTAGATATAAACTAAAGTTCAGCTCTGACAAG GTTGATACTATGATCATCCAAGCTATTGGTCTGCTTGATGATCTTGACAAAGAGCTCAACACTTACGCTATGAGGGTTCGTGAATGGTACGGTTGGCATTTTCCCGAGCTTGCTAAGATCATCTCTGACAATATCCTTTATGCCAAGTCTGTTAAATTAATGGGGAATCGGATTAATGCAGCCAAGCTAGACTTCTCTGAG ATATTGGCTGATGAAGTTGAAGCAGAACTAAAAGAAGCTTCTGTGATATCTATGGGAACTGAAGTCAGTGACCTTGATTTGATGCACATCCGGGAACTCTGCGACCAGGTCCTGTCCCTCGCCGAGTACAGAGCTCAGCTTTATGACTACTTGAAGAGCAGGATGAACACAATCGCACCGAATCTGACCGCCCTCGTTGGAGAGCTTGTCGGTGCTCGTCTAATTTCTCACGGTGGTAGTTTGTTGAACCTCTCAAAGCAGCCTGGTAGCACGGTTCAGATTCTTGGAGCTGAGAAAGCCCTCTTTAGAGCCCTCAAGACCAAGCACGCCACTCCGAAATACGGTCTAATCTACCATGCTTCTTTGGTTGGCCAAGCGCCACCGAAGGGCAAGGGTAAAATCTCACGGTCACTAGCTGCTAAAGCCGCTCTTGCTATCCGTTGTGATGCTCTTGGCGATGGTGAAGACAACACTATGGGAGTGGAAAGCCGTTTGAAG CTTGAGGCACGGTTGAGAGCTCTGGAAGGAAAAGACTTAGGACGTCTGTCTGGCTCAGCTAAAGGCAAACCAAAGATTGAAGTGTATGACAAGGATAAGAAGAGTGGATCTGGAGGTCTTATCACTCCTGCTAAG ACTTACAACACTGCTGCAGACTCTCTTCTTGGACAAACTTCCACAGCTGAGAACGGTgtcaaagagaagaaagataaaaagaagaagaagaagaaggctgctgatgcagaggaagaagaagccaagACCGAGGAACCGTCTAAGAAGaagtcgaagaagaagaaagcagaAGTAGAAGCTGAAGCGGAAGAGCCCAAAGCAGAGGAAccttcaaagaagaagaagaagagaaaacacgaggaagaagaaacagaaaTGCCTgccaagaagaaagaaaagaaggataagaagaaaaagaagagcgAGGTCTGA